The following are encoded together in the Candidatus Polarisedimenticolia bacterium genome:
- a CDS encoding YhjD/YihY/BrkB family envelope integrity protein: PDALVAWRAAWVGGLATAVLFTAGKSLIGLYLGASSMTSTYGAAGSVMIILVWVYYSAQIVLFGAEFTKAYQHCAAVPVPHIQPIVRAS, translated from the coding sequence TGCCCGACGCGCTGGTCGCCTGGCGCGCGGCGTGGGTGGGAGGCCTGGCGACCGCGGTCCTGTTCACGGCCGGCAAATCGCTGATCGGCCTCTACCTCGGAGCCAGCTCCATGACCTCCACCTACGGCGCCGCCGGCTCGGTCATGATCATCCTGGTCTGGGTCTACTATTCCGCGCAGATCGTCCTGTTCGGGGCCGAGTTCACCAAGGCCTACCAGCACTGCGCCGCGGTTCCCGTCCCGCATATCCAGCCGATCGTGCGCGCTTCCTGA